ATTTTTACACTGCGGTAACCTTTAATCCCATGGAGCTGGCTGAGAATATGAAAAAATACGGTGGTTTTGTGCCGGGTATTAGACCTGGGAAACCCACGGTTGAGTATATTGACCGGTGCCTTTCCCGGATTACTTTGTGGGGTGCTCTGGCTTTAGTCTTTATTGCAGTGGTTCCCAACGCGGTGGAAAATCTCACCAGGATCACCACGTTTTATTTTGGTGGAACGGCGATTCTCATTATGGTTGGTGTGGCCATTGAGACAGTCAATCAGTTGGAGGCGCAACTTTTAATGAGGCATTATGAAGGATTCCTCAAAAAATAGTGCGATAAGGAGTGAAACAATGCGCATCATTCTTTTAGGACCACCAGGAGCAGGCAAAGGAACGCAGGCCAAAATGATTGAGAAAGATTTTGGAATTCCCCAACTTTCCACCGGGGATATCATTCGTCTGGCTATTCAAAATCAGACTGAATGGGGGAAACGGGCTGAGGAATTTGTAAAAGCAGGGAAGTTAGTCCCTGATGAAGTTGTCATTGGAATTGTGAGGGAAAAACTTTCGGGTAGGGAACTTGACAGTGGTTTCATTCTGGACGGTTTCCCTCGGACCCTCCCCCAAGCTGAAGTACTGGAAAAAATGCTTCAAGAGTTAGGGATACGGATTGACGCAGTCCTCTATTTCAAAATGGATAGCGATGAAATTGTGAAACGTCTCTCTGCGCGCCGAGTCTGTGAAAAGTGCCAAACTCCCTATAATCTTCTTTCGAAGCCTCCACGGAATGACGAAATCTGCGATAACTGTGGGGGGAAGGTAGTCCAGAGACCGGATGACCGCCCGGAGGTCATCCGGGAACGACTCAGGGTCTACGAAGAGCAAACGAGACCCCTTGTGGAATTTTACGCTCGTAAAGGCCTTTTGAAGGTCGTTTCTGCAGATGGTTCTATCGAGGATGTCTATGAGCGGGTTAAGGAGATCCTGAAAGGGTAAGTGTCTTTATGGGCCAATTTTTAACCAAAGAAGAAGTCGAAGCCCTGAGACGCAGTGGTCAGATTTTGGGTGAAGTATTAAAGAAAGTTAAGAGTGTAATTATTCCGGGCATCCAGGCGTCTTCAATAGACCAGATCGCTGAAAAAGAAATTCGCCGATTAGGGGCTCGCCCTGCCTTTTTAGGGTATCGGGGCTTCCCTGCTTCGGTCTGTGTTTCGTTCAATGACGAGGTTGTGCATGGGATTCCCAGGAAGCAGGTGGTGAAAGAGGGGGACCTGGTAAGTATTGATCTGGGGGTTGAATTTGAAGGTTTTTATACTGATGCGGCGTTCAGTGTGGTAGTTGGAAATGGAAATACTCTGGCTCACCGGTTGGTGGAAATAACGAAGGAGGCACTGTACGCTGGTATTAGGGCAGCAATCCCTGGAAATCGGATTGGAGATATTTCATACGCCATCCAGACGGTGGCTGAACGTAACGGTTTTTCGGTGGTACGGGATCTTGTGGGACATGGTATTGGTCGAGCTTTACATGAAGAACCGCAGGTGCCCAATTTCGGCAAAAGAGGGCAGGGCGTTCTTTTAGAGAGAGGCATGGTTCTGGCGATTGAACCAATGGTTAACGAGAAAGGATATCGAGTACGGGTCATGAAAGATGGCTGGACGATTGTAACTGAAGATGGTGGATTATCGGCCCATTTTGAGCATACCGTACTGGTGACCGATGGTGTGCCGGAGATTTTAACTTTGTGGGAGAGGGGATGATTTTTGCGAATGCCTAAGGAGGACATTATCGAGGTAAAGGGAACGGTTCTCGAGCCGTTGCCCAATGCGATGTTTAGAGTGGAGTTGGAAACTGGAAAAACCATACTGGCGCATATCTCTGGTAAAATGCGCATGCATTACATCCGGATACTTCCGGGGGACACGGTTGTGGTTCAGATTTCTAAGTATGACCCCACCAAAGGACGGATTGTGTATCGACACAAGTAAGAGGGGTTGAATTATTGAAGAGGAGGTATTAGAATGAAAGTTCGTGCGTCTGTGAAACCGAGATGTGAAAAGTGCAAAGTAATTCGTCGCAGGGGTCGGGTGGTGGTAGTGTGCTCTGATCCGCGACACAAGCAAAGACAGGGTTAGGAGGACGGATATGGCCAGGATCGCGGGTGTTGATTTACCGGCAAATAAGAGGATTGATATTGCTCTGACTTACATTTATGGTATCGGCAAGAGTTTGGCAAAGGTGGTCCTTGAAGAGGCGAAGGTGAGCCCTGAGGTTCGAGTGAAGGATTTAACTGATGATGAAATCAGCCGGGTTCAGAAGGCAGTGGAAAAGTACCCGGTTGAGGGGGAACTGCGGGCACAGGTTTCTCAGAACATCAAGCGTCTGATTGCCATTGGCTGTTACCGGGGCTTGAGGCATCGTCGGGGATTACCGGTAAGAGGGCAGAGAACTCGAACCAATGCGCGAACCCGGAAAGGTCCAAGACGGACCGTTGGTGTGAGGAGAAAGAAGTAGGCGATTTTGAATATAGGATAAGGAGGTTTTGATCAATTTGGCTAAACCAGGGAAGAAAAAGAAAAGAGAGAAGAGGATTGTGCGAGAGGGCGTTGCGCACATAAAGTCAACCTTCAATAACACCCTTGTTTCCATCACTGATCGTCAGGGAAACGTGCTTTCGTGGGCCAGTGCTGGTACGTCCGGATTTAAGGGAACCAAAAAGGGTACTCCTTTTGCAGCTCAGC
This portion of the Atribacterota bacterium genome encodes:
- a CDS encoding adenylate kinase — translated: MRIILLGPPGAGKGTQAKMIEKDFGIPQLSTGDIIRLAIQNQTEWGKRAEEFVKAGKLVPDEVVIGIVREKLSGRELDSGFILDGFPRTLPQAEVLEKMLQELGIRIDAVLYFKMDSDEIVKRLSARRVCEKCQTPYNLLSKPPRNDEICDNCGGKVVQRPDDRPEVIRERLRVYEEQTRPLVEFYARKGLLKVVSADGSIEDVYERVKEILKG
- the infA gene encoding translation initiation factor IF-1, whose translation is MPKEDIIEVKGTVLEPLPNAMFRVELETGKTILAHISGKMRMHYIRILPGDTVVVQISKYDPTKGRIVYRHK
- the rpsM gene encoding 30S ribosomal protein S13; its protein translation is MARIAGVDLPANKRIDIALTYIYGIGKSLAKVVLEEAKVSPEVRVKDLTDDEISRVQKAVEKYPVEGELRAQVSQNIKRLIAIGCYRGLRHRRGLPVRGQRTRTNARTRKGPRRTVGVRRKK
- the rpmJ gene encoding 50S ribosomal protein L36, translated to MKVRASVKPRCEKCKVIRRRGRVVVVCSDPRHKQRQG
- the map gene encoding type I methionyl aminopeptidase gives rise to the protein MGQFLTKEEVEALRRSGQILGEVLKKVKSVIIPGIQASSIDQIAEKEIRRLGARPAFLGYRGFPASVCVSFNDEVVHGIPRKQVVKEGDLVSIDLGVEFEGFYTDAAFSVVVGNGNTLAHRLVEITKEALYAGIRAAIPGNRIGDISYAIQTVAERNGFSVVRDLVGHGIGRALHEEPQVPNFGKRGQGVLLERGMVLAIEPMVNEKGYRVRVMKDGWTIVTEDGGLSAHFEHTVLVTDGVPEILTLWERG